In Cololabis saira isolate AMF1-May2022 chromosome 10, fColSai1.1, whole genome shotgun sequence, a single window of DNA contains:
- the LOC133453036 gene encoding lactosylceramide 1,3-N-acetyl-beta-D-glucosaminyltransferase A-like — MFLTYRRFRRCPCVQLITTCLVLSAVMVCWEQLDANVVSHVKSYSFRYLVNSFSSMNRSLTIPREQARRFSDFPYLLDHPDKCVGKDVLLLLFVKSSPENIERRNAIRSTWGNETYIQNNLGVTVKVVFALGAIQTKTDEPSWSRRSGVGFQDQLIKEDHLYGDLIQKNFLDSFHNLTLKLILQFHWMHSRCAHARFFMTADDDIFVHMPNLVGYLQDISSRGVTDFWIGRVHRGSPPVRSKHSKYYVSSEMYQWFSYPDYTAGAGYVISGDVADKIHQATLTLNASLHIDDVFMGICANSIGVSPQEHAYFSGEGKAPYHPCIYNQMMTSHGHVEDIYELWKTVIDLRVKQKTSGLFSRLYCTAMKIALLCRPQFFNTYPCKAAFL; from the coding sequence ATGTTTCTGACCTACCGCCGGTTTCGAAGATGCCCGTGTGTTCAACTGATAACCACGTGCCTGGTGCTGTCAGCGGTGATGGTGTGCTGGGAGCAGCTGGATGCCAACGTCGTCAGCCACGTCAAGTCCTACTCCTTCCGCTACTTGGTCAACAGCTTCAGCTCCATGAACCGGAGCCTCACAATTCCTCGTGAGCAGGCCAGAAGATTCAGTGACTTTCCCTACCTGCTGGACCACCCGGACAAGTGCGTCGGCAAGGACGTCCTCCTCCTGCTGTTTGTCAAATCCTCCCCGGAGAATATCGAGAGACGGAACGCCATCAGATCCACTTGGGGCAACGAGACCTACATCCAAAACAATCTGGGTGTGACGGTCAAGGTGGTGTTCGCCTTGGGTGCGATTCAGACTAAGACAGATGAGCCTTCGTGGAGCAGGAGGAGCGGTGTCGGGTTCCAGGATCAGCTCATCAAGGAGGACCATCTGTACGGTGACTTGATCCAGAAAAACTTTTTGGACTCCTTCCACAACCTGACACTGAAACTGATCCTGCAGTTCCACTGGATGCACAGTCGCTGCGCTCACGCCCGCTTCTTCATGACCGCAGATGACGACATCTTTGTCCACATGCCAAACCTGGTGGGCTACCTGCAAGACATAAGCAGCCGAGGCGTCACCGACTTCTGGATCGGTCGAGTGCACAGAGGGTCGCCGCCTGTTCGCAGCAAGCACAGCAAATATTACGTTTCCTCAGAGATGTACCAGTGGTTTTCTTACCCCGACTACACAGCCGGAGCCGGCTACGTCATCTCAGGTGATGTAGCGGACAAAATCCACCAAGCCACATTGACTCTGAACGCCTCTCTTCACATAGATGATGTGTTCATGGGCATCTGCGCCAACTCCATCGGTGTGTCACCACAAGAGCATGCCTACTTCTCAGGGGAGGGCAAGGCGCCTTATCACCCCTGCATCTACAATCAAATGATGACATCCCATGGCCATGTAGAGGACATTTACGAACTGTGGAAGACGGTGATAGACCTGCGGGTGAAGCAGAAGACCTCCGGACTGTTCAGCCGGCTGTACTGTACAGCCATGAAGATCGCTCTCCTGTGCAGACCTCAGTTCTTCAACACTTACCCTTGCAAAGCAGCATTTTTGTag